Below is a genomic region from Ancylothrix sp. D3o.
AATTTATTATCTATTTGTTGTTTGCTTTATCCACTTTCCGAAATCTCTGCCAAAATAATAATATCCTATCTTCCCCATCCCGATTATGATAGACCTTTTATTAATAATGACTGTTGGTTTTTTTGGCAGTTTCGGTCATTGTATCGGAATGTGCGGCCCTTTAACAGTTGGATTTTCCCTATCCCAAAAAATAGAAACCCCCCAAAGCTGGCAAAAACAAATTTACTTCCACAGCCTTTTAAACATTGGCAGAATTATTAGCTATACCCTCACCGGCGCAGCCATTGGCGCATTAGGAGAAGTCACCATCGCTGGAGGAGAATTTGCCGGCATTGGCAGCATTTTACGTCGCAGTATCGCCATAATAACCGGCCTCCTACTTATTTTTTTCGGACTCAGCCAAATTTACCCTAATCTTTTACAAAAGCTGCCATTACTACCAACTTCTTTTACCGAAAAATTGCATAACAAACTCAGCCAAATTTTGATAAAAATTGCCCGTCAGGAAAACAAATTTACTCCTTTATTCCTAGGCTTATTATGGGGCTTTATTCCCTGCGGTTTTCTTTATGCAGCCCAAATTAAAGCAGCAGAAACCGGCAGCCTTATTTGGGGTGCTGGCACCATGTTTGCCTTTGGGTTAGGAACCATGCCAAGCTTAATAGCAGCCGGTTTATTTACCTCAAAATTAAACAGCGATCAACGCAGTCAATTATATCGCCTTGCCGGCTGGATAACTTTAACAATTGGTATCCTCACCTTACTGCGTTCTGATGCAATGGTAGACTACACCGGCCATGCAGCAATCCTATTATTAATTATCGCCTTAATAGCCCGTCCAATTAGCCGGTTTTGGGCATTTCCCTTGCGTTACCGGCGCGCCTTTGGAGTCGGCGCATTTATCTTATCAATTGCCCACACATTCCACACCCTCGACCATACATTAAACTGGAATATAGAAGCACTTTCCTTTATGTTACCCCAACATCAAATAGCAATTTGGGGCGGCATAATTTCCCTCACATTAATGATACCCCTCGCCCTGACAAGCTTCGACAAAGCCGTTAATTATTTAGGCAAAAAATGGCGAATTCTACACTTATTAAGCATCCCAGCCTTAATATTAGCCAGCCTCCATGCCATCCTGATCGGTTCCCACTATCTCGGAGAATTGCAAATCACACCGGCCGGTAAAATTTCTAGTACAATTTTGGCAACAATTACTATAATTGTAGTGCTGGCGAGATTTCGCTTATTTTGGACAATCTTATCCCTAGAAAAATACTATGTTCCACCCATTCAAAGCCGGTAAATTCTTCTTTATTTTACCCATATTGGTGTTAATTACCGGCCTCTCGCCGAAAGCATTTAACCCCATTCCCCCCGCCTATTCCCACGAAGTCGAAATCTCTGGAGATGTCGCGGCAACTTTTCACATTGAACCCAATCATAACCCAAAAGCCGGTCAACTTACCCAAGCCTGGTTTGCCTTAACTCGCAAAGGCGGCGCCATCATCCCATTAAACCAGTGTAACTGTCAGCTTGCCGTTTATTCCTTACCACGCCGGCCTAATGTTCAACCAATTTTAAAACCAGCTTTAAAAAGCATTAATGCCGAAAATTATAAAGGCATTCCAGGCGCAGAAATCACCTTTCCAAAAGCCGGTGCTTATGAGTTAGAAATCAACGGAACCGCAAAAGCCGGTGCTAATTTTCAACCCTTTAAACTCACCTTTGAAGTCAACGTTAGCAAGTAAATTTTAACCGCAGATAAACGCAGATGAACGCAGATGAATGCAGATGGTTTTGGGAATTGTAGCCAGAGATTTATTTATCCATAAACCTTTGAAAAACTCCCGAAACCTATCTGCATCCATCTGTGGAGCAGGCATCTTGCCTGCTTTACAAAATGGCGGGCAAGATGCCCACCCCACTGATGGAGTAGGCATCTTGCCTGCTTTACATCTGCGGTTTATTAACTACAAACCGGCCATAACTTCCCGCGCAGCAGCCAAAGTTTTATCGATATCTTCCTCCGTATGCGCCAAAGAAGTAAACCCAGCTTCAAACTGCGAAGGAGCCAAATAAACACCATGTTCCAACATACCACGATGGAACCGGCTAAACTTATTCAAATCGCACTTTTTGGCATCCTCATAATTATGCACCGGCCCCGCCGTAAAAAAGAAACCAAACATCCCACTAATATTGCCACCACAAGCAGCATGACCGGTTTCTTTCGCAATTTGCAACAACCCATCACTTAAGCGTTTTGTAATCTTTTCCAAATACGCATAAGTACCCTGTTTTTGCAATTGTTCAAGCGTTTTAATACCCGCCGTCATTGCCAAAGGATTACCCGATAAAGTGCCGGCTTGATATACAGGGCCGGCCGGTGCAATCATAGACATAATATCCCGACGACCGCCATAGGCACCCACCGGCAAACCACCGCCAATAATCTTACCCAAAGTCGTTAAATCTGGCGTCACACCAAACTTTTCTTGAGCACCGCCGTAAGCGATCCGAAAGCCGGTCATCACCTCATCAAAGACTAACAAAGCACCGTTTTCTGTTGTGATTTCTCGCAACCCTTCCAAAAATCCCGCATCGGGAGGAATAAAGCCGGCATTTCCAACCACCGGTTCTAAAATTACTCCACAAATTTCATCTTTGTTTTCTGCAAACAATGCTTTAACAGCTTCCAAATCATTATAAGGTGCCGTCAAAGTGTTACTTGTAGCCGACTTTGGAACCCCCGGAGAATCCGGTAAACCCAAAGTAGCTACTCCCGAACCCGCCTTTACCAAAAACATATCAGCGTGTCCGTGATAGCAGCCTTCAAACTTAATAATTTTGTCGCGTCCTGTAAAGGCTCTCATTAAGCGTAAAACCGCCATACAAGCCTCGGTGCCAGAGTTAACAAAACGCACCATTTCAATACTGGGAACGGCATCAATTACCATTTCTGCCAGTACATTTTCTAACGCCGAAGGAGCACCAAAACTTGTACCCTTTTCTAAGGAATCATGCAGCGCTTTAATCACATCAGGATGAGCGTGACCGCAAATTGCCGGCCCCCAAGTACCAACATAATCTATATATTGGTTGTTATCTACATCCCAAATGTAAGCACCTTTAACTCGGTCAAAAACAATCGGTTGTCCGCCGACCGATTTAAAAGCACGAACCGGCGAACTTACACCACCCGGCATTAACTTTTGGGCAGCGGTAAAAATTTCTTCAGATTTTGTGGTGTTCAGACTGGTGGTAATCAAATTTCTCTCCTCTATCAGCTTTAATTCAATATAGAGCAATTTGCGGTTTTTTTACTATCTCGCTTTTGCTCTTTTTTTGGTCAAAAAATTCTCACAATTCTTGCTACATTTCTGCCATTTTGTCTGCTAGTTTATCCTCATGGGAATTGCGGATTTTTAAACTTTTTCCTCAAATTCCCACTATCATATAACTATACCAGAAATTGCAGCAGAGGTGAATATCTTTGCTCAACAAAAGTAGCGCTCATACTGTAAATTTTTGTGTAAAACGATTGACAATTGACCCCGTTTATTTTATGGCAACACCAACCCCATCCACCCACTCCATCCCTGCTGAAAAAATCCGCTACAACGAACAAGGACTTGTCCCCGCCATCGTCCAAGATCACCTCGATGGCACGGTTTTGATGATGGCGTGGATGAATGCAGAATCATTGCAAAAAACCCTAGAAACCGGCGAAAGTTGGTTCTGGAGTCGTTCTCGCGCCGAATTTTGGCACAAAGGCGCCACATCCGGTCATATTCAAAAAGTAAAAACCATTCGTTATGACTGCGATAGTGATTGTTTACTTGTAGGAGTTGAACAAATTGGCGATATTGCCTGCCACACCGGCGAACGTAGTTGTTTCCATCAAGTAGACGGGCAAATTATACCACCACCGGCAGACATTCTTTCCCAAGTTTTTAACATTATCTGTCAACGCCGAGATCACCCCTCACCCGAATCCTATACCTGCAAATTATTGGCCGGTGGAGACAACAAAATTCTCAAAAAAATAGGTGAAGAAAGTGCAGAAGTCGTTATGGCATTTAAAGACGACGACCCAGACCAAATAGCCGGAGAAGTTGCCGACTTACTGTATCATACAATGGTTGCCCTAGCCCATCACAAAGTAGACATAAAAGAAGTCTATCGTAAACTAGAATCCCGCAAAAAATAACGGCGTAGGCTGTTACTATGCCCACCGGCTTCTATAATGGTGGGCATAACTAATCACCTTCTCTTCAAAAACCAGCCTAAATACTTCAAAATTACAACAGCAACCCCCACACTCAGCGCCAAACCCAACCACAAACCATCAGCCAAAGGACGAGGCAAATCTAACATAAACCCACCCAAAGGAGGCCCAATAAAATAGCCGATTGCCCAACATAAAGAATTCACCGAAAGATACACACCCCGCAAAGACTCCGGCGCCAAATCTACCACCAAAGAAGAAGCAAAAGGAGTATAAGAAACCGTTGCCATAGCCAACACAGCTAAACCCAAAATTGCCCACAGTAACGGTAAATTATTCAGCGTTCCCGTTAACCCAATTAATAAAAAACCACCTCCCCACAAAAACGCGGAAAAAATTAGAGAATTTGTATGGCTAAACCGGCCCAAAAACCGCGCCACCGGCAACTGAAACAAAATCGTCAAGAAAAGATGCCAAGTAAATAAACCAGTAATAATTTCCGTTGAAAAACCCTTAGCCGTACCGTCAGAGACAAAATCCTTAAAATAAAGCGGCATCGAAGTTTGAATCTGGCAAATATACATCGTAAATAAAACATTTACCAACGCAAAAATCAACAAACCCCGATCTCGCAAAGCCAAACCCCACCCCTCAAGCATCGAAGGTTTTGTACTCTCATCAAAATTTTTCCTAGAACTTTCCTTAATTGCTACCCAAATCACCCCAAAAAATACCAAATATGAAACACCATCAATAATAAATAAGCCCCGATAATTGCTCGTTAAAGAAATTAATAAACCTCCCAAAACCACACCCAACTGTAACCCCACACTATCCGCCAAACGATTCAAAGCATAAGCTTCTTGGCGATTTTCATTATTTGTTAAATCCGCAATTAAAGCCTCAGTTGCCGGCCAATATAACCCCCCACCGAACCATAAAAGTAAATTTCCTATCAACAAACTACTCAAATTATCCGCAGTAGCCAAAGCAAAACAACCCACCGCACAAACCAAAGCAGAAAGTAATAAAGTCCGCCGCCTTCCCCAGGCCGGTGAATCTGCCAGAGAACCGCTTAAAAACCGCCCTAAAACTCCAGAAATAGACGCAGAACCTAACGCAATTCCCACCGCAGTTTTTGTTAACCCCACCTCCTCAGTAAAAAAGATCGGGGCATAAAATAAAGTAAACCCGCTACCAATTCCAGAAAGTAACCTACCAGCCCCCAAAATCCAAACTTGCCGGTTTAAATTAGGCAGCCAAGAAAACAGCTTATCTCTTTGCAAAAATTTCATATTTACTGTATAATACTCCCATAATTTGTGTTAGCTATCCCGCCGTTTCACGCCATGTCCCTAGCGCCCCCACTAATCATCACCGGCCTGCTAATTGCATTGATAGCGGTCTTAGATTTTACCATTTTTAGGCATCACCGGCTCGGTTTTAAATATATCCCAGGACTTAAACTTTATAACAAAGCCGTAGAGCAAACAAAACAACGTAATTATACCAGCGCCATAGGAACCTTTACTCAGGCATTGCAGCAAAATCCCAACTTAATAGAAGCCTACAACCGACGCGGACACGCTCGCTTTCTCGCCGGTGATACCTCTGGCGCAATTAAAGATTACAATCAAGCCATAACCCTAAATCCCAGCTACATAGAAGCCTACATCAACCGTGCCTACGCCCACAACAAACAAGGAAACCGCACCGCAGCCATCCACGATTATAATCAAGCCACTAAGTTATATTTAAAGCAAAAAGATCCAATCAATTACCGCAAAACCTTAGAAACATTAAAACTGCTTCCAAAGGGCGAGCAAACAAATAAGCCGATCGAAGAAAAACCCATCCCCAAAACACCCCCTATCTCTAACGCAACCAACAACAATTTTGAATTTGATCACGGATTATACAGCGCCCAAATAGGAGACTATAAAGGAGCAATTCAATACTTTAATCAAGCTCTAAAAATCAATTCCCAAGACAGCATAATTTACTATAACCGGGGACTAGCTTATTTTAAACTCGGTAAAAATAAAGAAGCCCTAGCAGATTTAACAAAAGCAATAAAAATCAATCCTAACTATATTGAAGCCTTACTAGCACGAGGCGATCTTTACCGCAAACTACCCTCTTATCAGCAAGCCATAGAAGAATACACCAAAGTCATAGAAATTAACCCCGAAAATGCCCAAGCTTATTATAACCGCGCCCTTACCTATTCTGAAAGAAGCGAAAAAAGCTGGTCACTTCAAGATAAACGTCAAGCCCAAGAAAACTATCAAAAAGCAGCTAAATTATTCTTTGAAATGGGAGATATTCCTAATTATGAAAAAGCCAGAAAACATATACAACAAAACTCCCCAGCACAACCCTCTAATCTACCAAAATCTCATAAACTTTCCCCTTCAATTTCCCCCCAAAAATCAAAGACAAACCCTAACCAATTCCAACGCCAAAAAACTAAAATCTCACCCCGCATTGAACTCGAAAAAAAATTACTTATGCTTTTAAACGGCGAGCGGCGCACAGCCCTACGCCTGGTAGAATCAGCCCAAGCGAAATATCCTGATAAAACAATAGATTGGTATTACGAAAAAGTCATTTGGGACATAGAAAGAGACCGGGGCAGGTGAACAATTAAAAACACAGACTTAATGCCAAATATAAACATACCCTTCTGCCTTCCCTTGACCTGTAGAACATTGCCAAAGACGACTTTAGAAAAACTTACAAGAGATCAGCCCGATAGTTAGACAAGCAGCCGAACAGTAAACAGCGGAAACTTAAAAAAACTTTTTAACGACAAATCTTATCAGCAGCTAACAACTTTCTCGATCCTTGCCCAAACTGCTGCGTAAAATTGATTCAAGTACAAGAAATCCATCAGGGAGCAAAACGGTTTGGCACACACACCCTACTCCGATTGGATCGTCAATCCGAGCGATCACAACACCAGAAACACCCAATCCCCAATCCCTCCCATTCCCATAGAATTAAGAGGCAAACCCGAATCACTGCCACAAACCTTACTCACTCAGATGAAAGCTGAGGAATTTTACAACCACTTCTTTTATTACCGAGGAGTCAAAAAAGCCCAAGAAGGCGACTACACCGGCGCCATAGAAACCTGGTCACAAGAAATACGCCGCCATCCAGACTTTGCACCGGCCTACTTTGATCGCGCCAACATCCGCCGCAAACTCAAAGACTTAGACGGAGCCCTAGACGACTACACCCAAGTCATCGAAATTTGCCCAGACTGTGCAGACGCCTACTTCAAAAGAGGAAACACCAGACGAGACATGGGAGATCATCAAAGCGCCATCGAAGACTACAACGAAGTCCTCCGACTCAACCCCACCTTTGCCGAAGCCTACAACAACCGAGGCAACGCACGCCGCGACACCGGCAACCACACCGGCGCCATCGAAGACTACAACAAAGCCGTCATACTCAACCCCAACTACGCCAAAGCCTACTACAACCGGGCCCTCTCACGCCGGCGCATCGGCAACTCCCTCGGAGCCATAGAAGACTACAACAACGCCATCCGCATCAACCCCGACTACGCCAAAGCCTACTACAATCGAGCATTCACCTACTCAGATTTAGGCGCAAAACAAAAAGCCCTCACCGACCTCCAACAAGCCGCCGAACTATTCTTAAAACACCGGCAAATGACCGCCTATCGCAAAATCATCCAAGACATGAAACAACTCCAACCCTAACCCAACTCCCCGACACAATAAGTTTCCGATTTCCCCAGCTTTTCCATCCAACGGATCTCAAAATCAAGCATAATAAACACTGAAATTTCTCCATCTTCCCCACGAGATACCCACACCCATCTGCGTGATATTTATCATGTCATCATCCTTTTTATTAGTAACAGATTTAGACAACACCCTCGTCGGAGATGACCAAGCCCTCGCCCACCTCAACCGGCACCTCCAGAACCACCGCACAACCTACGGCACAAAAATAGTCTATTCAACAGGCCGTTCCCTCACCAGCTACCAGCAACTCCGCCAAGAAACCCAACTTTTAGATCCAGACGCCCTCATCACATCCGTTGGCTGTGAAATTTATCATCAAAACAGCCCAAACCCAGACCCCGCCTGGTCAGAAATCCTCACCCCCGGATGGAACCGGCAACTCGTAATTAACACCGCCGCCGAATTTAGCCAACTTATCCCTCAACCCGAACCCGAACAAAGACCCTACAAAATCAGCTATTTCTTAACACAAAAAGACGCAGAAAACATCATCCCAAAACTACAAAATAACCTTCAAAAACAAAACTTAAAAATCAAACTAATTTACAGCAGCAACAAAGATTTAGACATCATCCCCCAACAAGCCGACAAAGGACAAGCCATGCAATATTTACGCAAAAAATGGCAAATTCCATCCACCCAAACCGTTGTTTGTGGAGACTCCGGCAACGACATAGCCATGTTCAGCGCCGGCACCCAAAAAGGTATCATCGTCGGAAACGCCCAACCCGAACTGCTAAACTGGCACAAAAGCAACCCATCTCCAAACCACTACCTAGCAAAAGCAACCTGTGCCGGTGGCATCCTAGAAGGACTAAAAAACTTCCACCTCCTACCCACCTAAAACCATCCCTATTCATCCCCATTCATCCGCGTTCATCCGCGTTTATCTGCTATAGGATGCGGTTAAAAAACAAAAAACCAACAACTAAAAAACTTCAACATCCTACCCACCTAAAACCATCCCCATTCATCCCCATCCATCCGCGTTCATCTGCGTTTATCTGCGGTTAAAAAACAAAAAATGATAGCCTACCTCAAAGGAACCGTAACCCAAATCCAAAAAACCCCTCCCAACAAAATCACCCTCACCCTAGAAACCAATCAAATAGGCTACGAAATCCAAATACCCCCAAGACTAGCAGAACAAATACGAACCAAAACCGAACAAATACAAATTTTCACCCACCAACAAATCAGAGAAGACCAACATATCCTGTATGGCTTTGCCAGCGCCGCCGAAAGAGACTTATTTCGTCAACTCATCAGCGTCAGCGGCATTGGCCCCCAATCAGCCCTTGGCCTCCTCGACACCCTAGGACTTGAAACCCTCGTTCAAGCCATCGTCACCGGCAACATAAAAGCCCTCACAAAAGCCCCTGGAGTCGGCAACAAAACAGCAGAAAGGCTCAGCCTCGAACTTAAAACCAAACTCGGAGAATCGCGCAAAGGAGCCGGTTTAAGCGTGCCGGTTGTCCTCGAAAACAGCCTCCAAGAAGACCTAGAAATGACCCTTTTAGCCCTGGGATACACCAACACCGAAGTCCTGCGAGTCTTAGAAGCCCTAAATCAAGAACCCGATTTAAAACAAGCCGGCATCGAAGAATGGATACGACGAGCTATAGCCTGGTTAAGCCGGCCCTAAAAACCCAGATCACAGAACTCAAAAACCAAAACCAAACCCACTAGATCGTCCTATCCCAATCAATCAACAGCCAAATTAAGCTTCAATGCCCTTGCCATAAACCACATTAACCGCTTGGTGCAAAGCCACTGTCCGATCTTCCAAAACGTGATCAGGATGAATCAAATCGAAAATGCCCAACGTTTGCAAACGACTTTGAATTTTCGGACTAGCCCCAACAATAAAGACTTGCAACCCTTTATCGACAGCATCCCGAATCGCATTCTCAATAGCCAACGAAGCAGTAACCCCCAACATCGGCACATCGCTGAGATCCATCACCAAAACATCAGCATCCTTAATCGCATTATGCTCACGGGCGATAGCCTTAGACAAACCAAAAATCATCGGGCCACTTAAATAAAACAACAACACCCGACCCTTCCCCTTATCTAGCAATTCCTTTTGCTCAGGAGTCAACCTCACATCATCATCCGTATCCGTAATCAGCTTAACTTCCTGAGACTGCAAACTGCTCAACCGTTCAATTGTGAGAACATTGGCAATAAATACCCCCACACCCACCGCCACAATCAAGTCTACAAAAACCGTCAGCAGCAGCACCCCGTACATGATCAAAGAACCTTTCACGGATATTTTGTGAGAACGCTTCAAGAAACTCCAATCGAGAATATCAATCCCCACCTTAAGGGCAATTCCCGCCAAAACCGCCATCGGAATTGGTTCGGTCAATTTTGCCGCCCCCAACACCACCACCAAAAGCACCACAGCACGAGTTAAACCCGATAAAGCAGAAGTTGCGCCGGTTTGAATATTAACAACCGTTCCCATCGTTGCACCGGCACCAGGCAAACCCCCAAAAATCCCTGAAACGATATTAGCAATGCCTTGACCAATCAATTCCTTATCTGATTTGTGTTCCGTCCGCGTCAAACTATCTGCCACCACCGCCGTTAACAAAGTATCAATACAGCCCAACATCCCCAACATCACACCATCAACAAGCATAATGGTGATTTGATCGGGGCTAAAGGTAGGCATTCGCAAACTAGGCAAAGCAACAGGAATTTCACCAATACGGCGAATATCAACGTCCTTAAATATCGTCACCGAGATCAGCGTACCGATAATAAGAGCCACAAGCTGAGGCGGCACGATTTTCTTGAATTTCTTAGGCATCAAGAAAATAATCGCCAGCGTTACCGCACCTAAAATCGCTTCCGGTGGGTTCACCTTCGATATCAACTGCGGGATAGCCATAAACGTTCCCAAAACACCACCCTTGGGCGGCGCTTGACCAAGGAACGGGGCAATTTGCAAAATTATCAAAATTACGCCAATTCCCGACATAAAGCCAGAAATGACGCTATAGGGCATTAAGGTAATGTATTTCCCTAACTTAAAAATCCCAAAAATAATCTGAAACAGGCCGGCCAACATAACGATAGTAAAAGCCATCCCCAAACCCTGATCAGGGTTAGCTGCCAGCATTGATGCCACAATGCCGGTCATTACCACCGTCATTGGGCCGGTGGGTTCAGAAATCAATGTTGGTGTGCCACCAAACAAGGCCGCAAAAAAGCCGACACAAACCGCCCCATAGAGTCCGGCAATGGGCCCTACACCAGAGGCAACTCCGAAAGCGAGAGCAAGCGGGAGTGAAACAATCGCTGCCGTGACACCACCAAAGATATCACCCCGAAGATTGCTAAAATCAATTTCATTAGTTACTGACATGAGTAAGTATGTGAAAGGAAAGTGTGCTAGAGGAGATTGAACACGAGCATATCAATAAGTGGTTTATAACAAAAGATTATGGAAAATATCTAAAATTTTTTTGGCTTGGCTTTTTGGAGTGTAAATTGCCTTAAACCACCTAAAACTCAAGGAAATATGAGACTAAACGCTATAAGACAGCCTTTTTTTCTACAGCCTATTATTTTGTTATGGGCTGCATCAATTAAGCTCATAGAACTACGACGAACCGATGCCAAAGCTCGACGATTGATTGCTTTATCGCTCTACCCTACAGGTTGCCACAAACAAAAATGATAATAAAAGCATTTATACTTACTTCCCATCAAAATTTTACCTTGCTACAGAGCTTGAGCAGGCCAAGCCAGAAAATATACACCGATATCGTTACTCGCCAGCAAACCTGTGATATGATCGACAATTGCTGGATTTTATAAAAAGACAACTCATGGCACTAACCCAACAGCGAAAACAAGAAGTAATGACGTCCTATCAGGTTCACGAAACCGACACAGGATCAGCAGATGTGCAAGTCGCCCTTTTGACCGAACGCATCAATAAACTCAGCGAACACCTCAAAGCCAATAGCAAAGACCATTCCTCGCGTCGGGGATTGCTAAAAATGATCAGCTTGCGGAAGCGTCTGCTGGCCTACATCATCAAACAAGATCAACAGCGTTATCGCAAACTGATTGAGCGCTTAGGCATTCGCGGTTAAGAAAGCTATGGCATCAGAAACCGACGAACGCTCACGTCTACCCTTTGAACCGGCCAAAAACCGCAAAAAGTCTGCTTCCCAGCGCTCTGAGGCTTCTCCAACGCCCAGCAAAGAAGCCAAAAAAAAGCCGAACCCAAAACCCATAGAAAAAACCGAGTCTAAAAGCAAAACAAAACAGCCAGTCACAAAGGCTAAAACCGCAGTACCAGAAGCAGTAAGCCGGCGTATGATTAGCCGAATGGCAGTATTTAGTGGGCTTCCAACCTTTTTAGGAATTGCCACCTTTGTTGCCAGTTATTTTGTGATCACCAACAATTGGTATGACTTGCCGAATTCAGCCGTTGTCTTAGTCAGCATGGCATTTTTTGGCATCGGCGTTTTGGGGCTAAGTTACGGAGTGATTTCAGCATCTTGGGATGAAGAAATACCGGGCAGTGCACTAGGCTGGAAAGAGTTTACAACCAATTTCGAGCGCCTCACGGCAGCTTGGCGCACGGCAGGTAAAAAAGACACGGAAACCTGAAAAAAAATACTTATTCAGGGACTCAGTGCAACAGAGAAATTTCATTATCAAATTTGAGTTTCTCGTGAAGCCTGCGCTCAGTTGCAAGCGTGAAAATTGAAGCTAAAAGAGGCCGGTTTTGCGCTAACCGGCCCACTCCTAAAAAATCCCTTATCCCCACAACCCCCTTTGTTACAAATGAAGGGGGTTAGCTTTATTAAAAATGACATAACAGCGCTCAAAAAATGACAGCCATCCCACCAGATCGGGGCAACCAGCATATTGATTGCCCCTCCAAAAAAAGATAAATGCTTTTGGACTTTAGACAACAATTAATCTTTTGAAGCTTCATTAGAACGCTTGAGAGCTTCGAGGGCTTGCAATTGTTCATTCATAGCCGTGAGAAGCTGGTCAATTGCCGGCAAAGTGTAAAGAGATTCACGATCTAAATGTGGATCAAATCTATCCCCAATTTCGCTCAATTTTCGCTGTAATTGCGTTGCTAAAGTTAAAGCATCTTGACTTAAATCCGCCAATTTTTGCTGGCGATAAAAATTCAAAGCTTCCCCCCGCAAAACCTGAAGCGTTGCCTCTTCGCCATTTTCACCGGGATTCACTTGTAACAATAGCAAAATGTGCGTTTTATTATACATTCGTTCCATTTCTACCTGTTTGGGGCGCTCCACCGGCAGAAAAGGCAAACTAAAAAAATGTTTTAATTCTTGAACTAAAGCATTAAACAACGGCAGCGACAAATCATCCAAAACAGACTGC
It encodes:
- the hisIE gene encoding bifunctional phosphoribosyl-AMP cyclohydrolase/phosphoribosyl-ATP diphosphatase HisIE, with the protein product MATPTPSTHSIPAEKIRYNEQGLVPAIVQDHLDGTVLMMAWMNAESLQKTLETGESWFWSRSRAEFWHKGATSGHIQKVKTIRYDCDSDCLLVGVEQIGDIACHTGERSCFHQVDGQIIPPPADILSQVFNIICQRRDHPSPESYTCKLLAGGDNKILKKIGEESAEVVMAFKDDDPDQIAGEVADLLYHTMVALAHHKVDIKEVYRKLESRKK
- a CDS encoding tetratricopeptide repeat protein, whose amino-acid sequence is MSLAPPLIITGLLIALIAVLDFTIFRHHRLGFKYIPGLKLYNKAVEQTKQRNYTSAIGTFTQALQQNPNLIEAYNRRGHARFLAGDTSGAIKDYNQAITLNPSYIEAYINRAYAHNKQGNRTAAIHDYNQATKLYLKQKDPINYRKTLETLKLLPKGEQTNKPIEEKPIPKTPPISNATNNNFEFDHGLYSAQIGDYKGAIQYFNQALKINSQDSIIYYNRGLAYFKLGKNKEALADLTKAIKINPNYIEALLARGDLYRKLPSYQQAIEEYTKVIEINPENAQAYYNRALTYSERSEKSWSLQDKRQAQENYQKAAKLFFEMGDIPNYEKARKHIQQNSPAQPSNLPKSHKLSPSISPQKSKTNPNQFQRQKTKISPRIELEKKLLMLLNGERRTALRLVESAQAKYPDKTIDWYYEKVIWDIERDRGR
- the hemL gene encoding glutamate-1-semialdehyde 2,1-aminomutase, which gives rise to MITTSLNTTKSEEIFTAAQKLMPGGVSSPVRAFKSVGGQPIVFDRVKGAYIWDVDNNQYIDYVGTWGPAICGHAHPDVIKALHDSLEKGTSFGAPSALENVLAEMVIDAVPSIEMVRFVNSGTEACMAVLRLMRAFTGRDKIIKFEGCYHGHADMFLVKAGSGVATLGLPDSPGVPKSATSNTLTAPYNDLEAVKALFAENKDEICGVILEPVVGNAGFIPPDAGFLEGLREITTENGALLVFDEVMTGFRIAYGGAQEKFGVTPDLTTLGKIIGGGLPVGAYGGRRDIMSMIAPAGPVYQAGTLSGNPLAMTAGIKTLEQLQKQGTYAYLEKITKRLSDGLLQIAKETGHAACGGNISGMFGFFFTAGPVHNYEDAKKCDLNKFSRFHRGMLEHGVYLAPSQFEAGFTSLAHTEEDIDKTLAAAREVMAGL
- a CDS encoding sulfite exporter TauE/SafE family protein, with the translated sequence MIDLLLIMTVGFFGSFGHCIGMCGPLTVGFSLSQKIETPQSWQKQIYFHSLLNIGRIISYTLTGAAIGALGEVTIAGGEFAGIGSILRRSIAIITGLLLIFFGLSQIYPNLLQKLPLLPTSFTEKLHNKLSQILIKIARQENKFTPLFLGLLWGFIPCGFLYAAQIKAAETGSLIWGAGTMFAFGLGTMPSLIAAGLFTSKLNSDQRSQLYRLAGWITLTIGILTLLRSDAMVDYTGHAAILLLIIALIARPISRFWAFPLRYRRAFGVGAFILSIAHTFHTLDHTLNWNIEALSFMLPQHQIAIWGGIISLTLMIPLALTSFDKAVNYLGKKWRILHLLSIPALILASLHAILIGSHYLGELQITPAGKISSTILATITIIVVLARFRLFWTILSLEKYYVPPIQSR
- a CDS encoding tetratricopeptide repeat protein, with product MAHTPYSDWIVNPSDHNTRNTQSPIPPIPIELRGKPESLPQTLLTQMKAEEFYNHFFYYRGVKKAQEGDYTGAIETWSQEIRRHPDFAPAYFDRANIRRKLKDLDGALDDYTQVIEICPDCADAYFKRGNTRRDMGDHQSAIEDYNEVLRLNPTFAEAYNNRGNARRDTGNHTGAIEDYNKAVILNPNYAKAYYNRALSRRRIGNSLGAIEDYNNAIRINPDYAKAYYNRAFTYSDLGAKQKALTDLQQAAELFLKHRQMTAYRKIIQDMKQLQP
- a CDS encoding MDR family MFS transporter produces the protein MQRDKLFSWLPNLNRQVWILGAGRLLSGIGSGFTLFYAPIFFTEEVGLTKTAVGIALGSASISGVLGRFLSGSLADSPAWGRRRTLLLSALVCAVGCFALATADNLSSLLIGNLLLWFGGGLYWPATEALIADLTNNENRQEAYALNRLADSVGLQLGVVLGGLLISLTSNYRGLFIIDGVSYLVFFGVIWVAIKESSRKNFDESTKPSMLEGWGLALRDRGLLIFALVNVLFTMYICQIQTSMPLYFKDFVSDGTAKGFSTEIITGLFTWHLFLTILFQLPVARFLGRFSHTNSLIFSAFLWGGGFLLIGLTGTLNNLPLLWAILGLAVLAMATVSYTPFASSLVVDLAPESLRGVYLSVNSLCWAIGYFIGPPLGGFMLDLPRPLADGLWLGLALSVGVAVVILKYLGWFLKRR